A genome region from [Limnothrix rosea] IAM M-220 includes the following:
- a CDS encoding carbon dioxide-concentrating mechanism protein CcmK: MPSQSAVGSLETKGFPGVLAAADAMVKAGRVTLVGYIRVGSARFNINIRGNVSEVKTAMAAGIEAVEKAEGGVLETWVIIPRPHPNVCAILPIDYTPEAEPYREQAEGPAAS, encoded by the coding sequence ATGCCCTCTCAGTCTGCGGTTGGATCACTCGAAACAAAAGGCTTTCCCGGAGTACTTGCCGCGGCGGATGCAATGGTAAAAGCTGGCCGCGTCACCCTTGTGGGTTATATTCGTGTTGGTAGTGCCCGTTTTAATATCAACATTCGAGGTAATGTTTCTGAGGTTAAAACAGCGATGGCCGCAGGTATCGAAGCTGTGGAAAAAGCGGAAGGTGGTGTTCTAGAAACATGGGTGATTATTCCCCGTCCCCATCCGAATGTTTGTGCGATTTTGCCCATTGACTATACACCGGAGGCGGAACCCTATCGGGAGCAAGCAGAAGGGCCAGCAGCATCCTAA
- a CDS encoding phosphotransferase, with the protein MAANFNNVLMRRLVTGQVTLNVEQENQLLGYPEISEMERQARRQELESFGIEKMLSMGKQSLRGLQILGLGYVGLVVLVIKDQQLFALKIRRTNGKNASLLSEAEVLRQVNQWGIAPRVYQGSQNFILMDFIDGQSFLDWLQKAIANKEHHSIYQVLDNLIEQAFRLDQMGLDRDDMRCITKDVIVTPKHHPVLLDFSGASGDRRPQNVTALVQGLFWGSVVARYLQPLFPHCNRGRLVPLLRHYKIQQNRANFDALKQAIALPDLS; encoded by the coding sequence ATGGCGGCAAATTTTAATAATGTATTGATGCGCCGGTTGGTTACTGGGCAAGTCACTTTAAATGTAGAGCAGGAAAATCAACTTTTAGGCTATCCCGAAATTTCTGAGATGGAACGACAGGCGAGGCGGCAAGAGCTGGAAAGTTTTGGTATTGAGAAAATGTTATCGATGGGGAAACAGTCCCTGAGGGGATTGCAAATATTGGGGTTAGGTTATGTTGGCTTGGTGGTTTTAGTGATCAAGGATCAACAATTATTTGCCCTAAAGATTCGGCGGACTAATGGTAAAAATGCGAGTTTGCTATCTGAGGCTGAGGTGCTGCGACAGGTCAATCAATGGGGCATTGCGCCTAGGGTTTATCAAGGAAGTCAGAATTTTATTTTAATGGATTTTATTGATGGGCAAAGTTTTCTGGATTGGTTACAAAAAGCGATCGCCAACAAAGAACATCATTCTATTTATCAAGTTCTAGATAACTTAATTGAGCAAGCTTTTCGGCTTGATCAAATGGGTTTAGATCGCGATGATATGAGATGTATCACCAAGGATGTGATCGTAACGCCTAAACATCACCCTGTTTTACTGGATTTTAGTGGTGCGAGTGGCGATCGCCGGCCGCAAAATGTGACAGCTTTGGTGCAGGGATTGTTTTGGGGGAGTGTTGTGGCTCGATATTTACAGCCGTTATTTCCCCATTGCAATCGAGGGCGTTTAGTGCCGCTGTTGCGTCATTATAAGATTCAACAAAATCGTGCTAATTTTGACGCGCTAAAACAGGCGATCGCCCTACCAGATTTATCGTGA
- a CDS encoding branched-chain amino acid ABC transporter permease — MAAFLSTYGYLIVSMLLGAMLGMSVYLPLMTGQLSLATPGFYALGGYIAAVLSTTVISFEGIWFPLPWLFVEMVIAGVASGLLAVVLGIPVLRLRGIYLAIATIAFVEILRVLSLNLEITGGAVGIFAIPQPFGSPLGYLWVVLPLLVLVGILVWRLENTKVGRAFNAIREDELAANAMGINPTYYKVLSFVLGAILAGVVGAIAAHFLNTWNARQGTFDASITYLAFVLIGGSRSFLGPILGGIILTALPEILRGLGDARLIFFGLLLVLGTIFYPQGLITPELLRRWLPARFRSKI; from the coding sequence ATGGCGGCATTTTTGAGTACTTATGGCTATTTGATTGTTTCGATGTTGCTGGGGGCAATGCTGGGGATGTCGGTCTATTTGCCGTTGATGACGGGGCAACTATCGCTGGCTACGCCGGGATTTTATGCCTTGGGTGGTTACATTGCGGCTGTGCTTTCAACGACGGTTATTTCTTTTGAGGGGATATGGTTTCCGTTACCATGGCTCTTTGTAGAAATGGTGATTGCGGGTGTCGCCTCAGGTCTGTTAGCAGTAGTTCTTGGTATTCCGGTGTTGCGGTTGCGGGGCATTTATTTGGCGATCGCCACCATTGCCTTTGTTGAAATTTTGCGGGTCTTATCTCTCAATTTAGAAATTACTGGCGGCGCGGTGGGTATTTTTGCTATTCCCCAACCCTTTGGTAGCCCGCTGGGGTATCTTTGGGTCGTTTTGCCGTTACTGGTTCTTGTGGGAATTTTGGTGTGGCGACTGGAAAATACTAAGGTTGGACGTGCTTTTAATGCAATTCGCGAAGATGAGTTGGCCGCGAATGCCATGGGGATTAATCCCACCTATTACAAGGTTCTGTCTTTTGTTTTAGGGGCAATTTTGGCGGGGGTTGTCGGGGCGATCGCCGCCCATTTTCTCAATACATGGAATGCTCGCCAAGGAACGTTCGATGCCAGTATTACCTATCTTGCTTTTGTGCTGATCGGTGGCTCCCGCAGTTTTCTCGGGCCCATTTTAGGCGGCATTATCCTTACAGCCCTACCGGAAATTTTGCGGGGTTTAGGAGACGCTCGGCTCATTTTTTTCGGTTTATTACTTGTCCTCGGCACAATTTTCTATCCCCAAGGTCTCATTACGCCCGAACTTCTGCGCCGTTGGTTGCCCGCTAGATTCCGCTCAAAAATTTAA
- a CDS encoding branched-chain amino acid ABC transporter permease, giving the protein MDFTLFSQQLLNGLSIGSVYAIFALGYTLVFSILGIINFAHGAIFTLGAYFTYLFAGGKFGFNGVLANAQLPFALPFWFALICGCLIAGLTSVCLEWLAFRPLRQRGADSLLCLVSSLGVAVVIVNGIQVLVGAEIYTFPADIYGNIPASINFGSTENPILIRTVQVIIFGVSAIAVAILTYGMTQTKMGKAVQAVAEDGVTASLLGINTERVIQLTFFVSGCLAGLAGTLVGSSVSIAGPYFGITYGLKGLGVIVLGGLGNIPGAVLGGLLIGLAEAFIPGDFSGYKEAIAFALLFGMLLIRPQGLLGKKTIQKV; this is encoded by the coding sequence ATGGACTTTACCCTGTTTTCACAACAACTCCTCAACGGGTTATCGATTGGCAGTGTCTATGCCATCTTTGCCCTTGGTTATACCTTAGTTTTTTCCATCTTGGGCATCATTAATTTTGCCCATGGCGCGATTTTCACCCTTGGTGCTTATTTTACGTATTTATTCGCCGGGGGGAAATTTGGGTTCAATGGCGTTTTGGCTAATGCTCAGCTACCTTTTGCGCTGCCCTTTTGGTTCGCTTTAATTTGTGGCTGTTTGATTGCCGGGTTGACCTCGGTTTGTTTGGAGTGGCTTGCTTTTCGACCGCTGCGCCAGCGGGGGGCTGATTCTTTACTCTGTCTTGTGTCTAGTCTCGGTGTCGCGGTTGTTATCGTCAATGGTATTCAAGTTTTAGTTGGTGCTGAAATTTATACGTTTCCGGCTGATATTTATGGCAACATTCCTGCATCTATTAATTTTGGTTCGACTGAAAATCCCATTTTGATCCGCACAGTGCAGGTGATTATTTTTGGGGTTTCGGCGATCGCCGTGGCGATACTCACCTATGGTATGACCCAAACAAAAATGGGTAAAGCGGTGCAGGCGGTAGCTGAGGATGGTGTGACTGCTAGCTTATTGGGAATTAATACCGAACGGGTGATTCAGCTTACTTTTTTCGTCAGTGGCTGTTTAGCGGGTTTAGCGGGAACTTTAGTTGGCTCTAGTGTCAGTATTGCGGGGCCTTATTTCGGCATTACCTATGGTTTGAAAGGGCTTGGGGTCATTGTTCTCGGTGGCTTGGGTAATATTCCGGGCGCTGTGCTGGGCGGGCTACTCATTGGTTTGGCTGAAGCGTTTATTCCGGGAGATTTTTCGGGATATAAGGAGGCGATCGCCTTTGCTTTGCTATTTGGGATGCTGCTCATCCGTCCTCAGGGTTTACTTGGGAAAAAGACCATTCAGAAAGTTTAA
- a CDS encoding carbon dioxide-concentrating mechanism protein CcmK: MQEAVGVIETLGFPAVLAAADAMVKAGRVTIVFFDKAERGNFMVVIRGTTSEVRPAMEAGLRAAEETFGGKVMTHYTVPNPPDNVVAILPLEYTEAANQYRS, from the coding sequence ATGCAAGAAGCCGTGGGCGTAATTGAAACCCTAGGGTTCCCCGCCGTCCTCGCCGCCGCCGATGCCATGGTCAAAGCCGGCCGCGTCACCATCGTATTTTTTGACAAAGCAGAACGGGGTAACTTTATGGTGGTTATCCGTGGCACCACATCGGAAGTGCGCCCAGCCATGGAAGCCGGACTTCGGGCAGCAGAGGAAACCTTTGGCGGGAAAGTCATGACCCACTACACAGTACCCAATCCCCCCGATAATGTCGTCGCCATCCTGCCCCTAGAATACACAGAAGCCGCAAACCAATACCGAAGTTAG
- the proA gene encoding glutamate-5-semialdehyde dehydrogenase has translation MDQSLLTLAQQTRTAAQKLGVLDLPKRNGALTAIAAALETNKSRIVAANQADCAAAEKAGIAPALYARLQLGESKLDAAIAGIHDLAKLGDPLGHLQIHRELDEALVLKRVTCPLGVLGIIFEARPEALIQITSLAIKSGNGVILKGGKEALQSCTVLTEIIKEALENTAVSADAVTLLTTREEIKTLLSLDKYVDLIIPRGSNSFVQYVQQNTNIPVLGHADGICHIYIDKAADLSKAIPIVVDAKTHYPAACNAIETLLVNAEVAADFLPQIALSLQAKNVELRGDAATQSIIEVKAATEEDWQTEYSDLVLAIKVVNNLEAAIAHINTYGSKHTDGIITEDQRAAQTFLNEVNAAGVYHNCSTRFADGFRYGFGAEVGISTQTLPPRGPVGLEGLVTYKYHLVGNGQIAATYTGNNAKPFTHLDL, from the coding sequence ATGGATCAAAGTCTCTTAACTCTGGCGCAGCAAACTCGCACAGCCGCTCAAAAACTGGGGGTCTTAGACCTCCCTAAGCGTAATGGGGCGTTAACGGCGATCGCCGCTGCCCTCGAAACCAATAAATCTCGCATTGTAGCGGCAAACCAAGCAGATTGTGCTGCGGCAGAAAAAGCAGGTATCGCCCCTGCACTCTACGCTCGACTCCAACTTGGTGAAAGCAAACTGGATGCGGCGATCGCCGGCATTCACGATCTCGCCAAACTAGGGGATCCCCTTGGTCATTTGCAGATCCACCGAGAATTAGATGAGGCCTTAGTGCTAAAGCGAGTCACTTGTCCCTTAGGAGTTTTGGGCATCATTTTTGAAGCACGTCCAGAAGCTTTAATTCAAATTACAAGTTTAGCCATTAAATCAGGGAATGGTGTCATCCTTAAAGGGGGAAAAGAAGCCCTGCAATCCTGCACTGTACTCACAGAAATCATTAAAGAAGCCCTCGAAAATACGGCAGTTTCTGCCGATGCCGTGACCCTTTTAACAACCCGAGAAGAAATTAAAACATTACTTTCTCTAGATAAATATGTTGATTTAATTATTCCTCGCGGCTCCAATTCTTTTGTGCAATATGTCCAGCAAAATACCAATATTCCAGTGCTCGGTCACGCCGATGGTATTTGCCATATTTATATTGATAAAGCTGCAGATCTTAGTAAGGCAATTCCCATTGTTGTCGATGCAAAAACCCATTATCCAGCAGCTTGTAATGCCATCGAAACATTGCTCGTTAATGCAGAAGTTGCAGCAGACTTTTTACCCCAAATTGCCTTGTCATTACAGGCAAAAAATGTTGAGCTCCGGGGCGATGCTGCGACTCAAAGTATTATCGAAGTCAAGGCCGCCACAGAAGAAGATTGGCAGACAGAATATAGTGATCTAGTGTTAGCCATCAAAGTTGTGAATAATCTAGAGGCGGCGATCGCCCATATCAATACCTACGGCTCGAAGCACACAGACGGCATCATTACCGAAGACCAAAGAGCCGCCCAAACATTTCTCAACGAAGTGAATGCAGCAGGTGTCTACCACAACTGTTCAACAAGGTTTGCAGACGGTTTTCGCTATGGTTTCGGAGCAGAAGTTGGCATTAGCACCCAAACATTACCGCCGCGAGGCCCAGTCGGTTTAGAAGGATTAGTCACCTACAAATATCACCTTGTGGGCAACGGTCAAATTGCCGCCACCTATACAGGGAATAACGCAAAACCTTTCACTCACCTTGATTTATAA
- a CDS encoding adenylate/guanylate cyclase domain-containing protein encodes MKFFARSLTFKLVGYFSALSLLTVSAVGAIALLESRKSLRSSIYERLETTANLQEQTLDIWFENQENHYDALSQNPQLRSFIGTLQGNQATAAELEEAQRGLFFLLQQEMTTTPGIQELAVLEEETGTVLFSTQQENVGDRYDNESFFREGRRQPTLQYPSHTDGDFIFSQPIKGSFQEFIGVLVVRLKASELAKVILQFHNPEEARFNYIVTTDGYLLTDDFPLLVAWQNNSNAQIQRAIAGNSDQQVYQNLLGETVFGLYRWLPDYELALFVEVDQQNALQPLKILVWKVIAFGSGIIALAVGGSFVIARLITKPILAIKDTAIEVAQGNLQLKAPKITEDEVGVLADAFNQMTEEFELLYDEFNAQVTQLEMAEISAQHSFHELQKEKHKVEQMITQLGQANEEISKLNDRLKTENIGLTAEIQETNERLNQFLEAIPVGILVFDGQGTLVYFNRKAQLLLVGEKDDQVAIAQISDYVLRSTETQMLCQPDMRLGQRALRRKQSSTYDNVEIHRDQQQIPIEAWETPILNDAGLVRYAIVAFQDITERRQAEQEKQQYTHQLYQLNQANERFVPRQFLQLLDKHSIVDVGLGDNVQKEMTVLFADIRGFTGLSEKMSPEDNFKFINAFLSRMNPAISKHAGFIDKYIGDAIMALFSHPDHADDSLRAAIAMLRTLEEYNKTRQRPDRRPIRIGLGLNSGLMRCGTVGGDQHMESTVISDAVNLASRLERLTKIYRTPLLISHNTFLRLQNHDSYYIRLIDNVTVTGKSVAVSVYEVFDAEPADIANTKKANRVTFEQAFVLYRLKQFMKAKKLFQQCLNSCPQDYVSQLYVERCQQNMMNKLTKKNISTEPYLDGGKF; translated from the coding sequence ATGAAGTTTTTTGCGCGGAGTTTGACGTTTAAGTTGGTAGGGTATTTTTCAGCCCTATCATTATTAACGGTGTCTGCGGTGGGGGCGATCGCCCTGTTGGAGAGTCGGAAATCCCTACGCAGCTCCATCTATGAGCGACTGGAAACGACGGCAAATTTACAGGAACAGACCCTCGATATTTGGTTTGAAAATCAAGAAAATCACTATGATGCCCTAAGTCAAAACCCCCAATTACGTTCGTTTATCGGGACGTTGCAGGGTAATCAGGCAACGGCAGCGGAGCTAGAGGAGGCACAACGGGGGTTATTTTTCCTATTGCAGCAGGAAATGACCACGACACCGGGGATTCAGGAATTGGCAGTGCTTGAGGAGGAAACGGGTACTGTGCTGTTTTCGACGCAACAAGAGAATGTGGGCGATCGCTACGACAACGAAAGTTTTTTTAGAGAAGGTCGTCGCCAGCCGACATTACAGTATCCTAGCCATACCGACGGCGATTTTATTTTTAGTCAACCCATTAAAGGGTCATTTCAAGAGTTTATTGGGGTTTTGGTTGTCCGTCTCAAGGCTTCTGAGCTGGCAAAGGTGATTTTACAGTTCCATAATCCTGAGGAGGCTCGCTTTAACTACATTGTGACGACGGATGGTTATCTTTTAACTGATGATTTCCCGTTACTTGTGGCTTGGCAAAATAATAGTAATGCTCAAATCCAACGGGCGATCGCCGGTAATAGTGATCAGCAGGTTTATCAAAATCTACTTGGCGAAACCGTTTTTGGTTTGTACCGTTGGCTACCTGATTATGAGTTAGCGCTGTTTGTTGAGGTAGATCAGCAAAATGCCTTACAGCCCTTAAAAATACTAGTCTGGAAAGTGATTGCCTTTGGAAGCGGCATCATTGCCCTTGCCGTCGGTGGTAGCTTTGTGATTGCGCGATTAATTACGAAACCAATCCTTGCCATTAAAGACACCGCGATTGAAGTTGCCCAGGGGAATTTACAACTCAAAGCGCCCAAGATTACAGAAGATGAAGTCGGGGTTTTAGCTGATGCCTTTAACCAAATGACGGAAGAGTTTGAGTTACTTTACGATGAGTTTAATGCCCAAGTAACCCAGTTGGAAATGGCGGAGATTTCGGCACAGCATAGTTTCCATGAGTTGCAAAAAGAAAAGCATAAAGTGGAGCAGATGATCACTCAGTTGGGTCAGGCCAATGAGGAAATTTCCAAGCTCAATGATCGTCTCAAAACGGAAAATATTGGTTTAACGGCAGAAATCCAAGAAACAAATGAACGCTTGAATCAGTTTTTGGAAGCTATTCCTGTGGGTATTTTGGTTTTTGATGGTCAGGGTACATTGGTGTATTTCAACCGTAAGGCGCAGTTACTTTTGGTTGGGGAAAAGGATGATCAGGTGGCGATCGCCCAGATTTCTGACTATGTACTCCGGTCAACGGAAACCCAGATGCTATGTCAGCCAGATATGCGTTTAGGACAGCGAGCATTGCGACGTAAGCAAAGTAGCACCTACGATAATGTCGAAATCCACCGCGATCAGCAGCAAATTCCCATTGAAGCTTGGGAAACCCCAATTTTGAATGATGCAGGTCTGGTCAGGTATGCCATCGTTGCGTTTCAGGATATTACTGAGCGGCGGCAAGCAGAACAAGAAAAGCAGCAATATACTCACCAGCTCTATCAGCTCAACCAAGCCAATGAGCGTTTTGTACCGCGACAGTTTTTGCAGCTACTTGATAAGCACAGCATTGTTGATGTTGGCCTAGGGGATAATGTCCAGAAAGAAATGACGGTTTTGTTTGCTGATATTCGGGGCTTTACGGGACTGAGTGAAAAAATGAGCCCGGAGGATAATTTCAAGTTTATTAATGCGTTTCTCTCACGCATGAACCCGGCCATTAGCAAGCATGCAGGCTTTATTGATAAATATATTGGCGATGCGATTATGGCGTTGTTTAGTCACCCAGATCATGCTGATGATTCTCTCCGGGCGGCGATCGCCATGTTGCGCACCCTTGAGGAATATAACAAAACACGCCAGCGTCCTGATCGACGGCCGATTCGCATTGGCTTAGGGTTAAATTCTGGTTTAATGCGTTGCGGGACAGTCGGTGGCGATCAACATATGGAAAGTACTGTGATTAGTGATGCAGTCAATTTAGCGTCACGTTTAGAGCGCCTCACAAAAATTTATCGTACGCCCCTACTGATTTCCCATAACACTTTCTTGCGCCTCCAAAATCATGACAGCTATTATATTCGCCTCATTGATAATGTCACCGTTACAGGAAAATCAGTGGCGGTCAGTGTGTATGAAGTTTTTGATGCTGAACCAGCAGACATTGCGAATACCAAAAAAGCAAATCGTGTCACCTTTGAGCAGGCTTTTGTGTTGTATCGTCTCAAGCAGTTTATGAAGGCAAAAAAGCTGTTTCAACAATGTTTAAATAGCTGTCCTCAGGATTATGTCAGTCAGCTATATGTTGAGCGTTGTCAACAGAATATGATGAACAAATTAACGAAAAAGAACATTTCAACGGAGCCATATTTAGATGGCGGCAAATTTTAA